The DNA segment GAGAAAAAACTTTGTAATAATTATAAATCAAAAATAGAAGTAGGGAGAGAGGCGTTGCAACATTAAAAAAGTCTGAAATATTATCGGTCAAGTCAGTCCTAATAAATTGTAGAAAAGATAATGCTGAGAAAATTAGATTGATAACTAAAATTCCTAAAAAGATCATTCCTGCAATTATAAAATGTTCACTCAAATTTAATTTCTTTCTCCGAAAGATTATAAAGCTATTACAAGCTAGCAGAGGTAAGAATGCAAATATTATTTGCTTGGAATAACTCTCTAGAAAAGCAACTAATTTGTCTTTAGAAACACCATCTTTTTCAATAATTCCCGGTTCAAAAATATGATTTGATACTACATCGAAATAGTAGTTTAAAAGTAACATTAAGCCTATCAGAAGTAGACCTAAATAAAAGACATTATAATATTTTATTCGTTTCCCAGAAATATATTCTAGAGCTGCTTTTCCTGGGCGAAGGGCAGCTTCCTTTATTGTAAATAATAAACCTCTTTCAAAATGCCATACGCCGTGTAAAATATCGTGTAAAACAAAATGTTTAAAATTAATTCTGTGAGTATTGGTATTCTGTCCACAATTTGGACAGAATTTTTCACTTACCAAATTTTCACAGTTTAAACAATTATTAGTTTGAGTCATGTTGCTTTCTATATGACACAATTATACAAAAAAAGCACCTTAGTTAAAGGTGCTTTTTAAAATTTATATCAGAATCGATTATTTCTTTTCAATCCATTTTCTAGCATTCACAAATGCTTCGATCCAAGGGCTTACTTCATCCCTGCGACCATCTTTATAATATGGCCAGTTCCATTGGAAAGCAGAGCGCTCAATGTGCGGCATTGTTACTAAATGTCTTCCAGTTTCATCTGCCATCATCGCAACATCAAAGTGCGAACCGTTTGGATTTGCAGGATATCCTTGATAAGAATACTTACCTACAATATCGTAGCGATCTTCGCTGTAAGGCAGTTCAAAACGACCTTCACCGTGAGAAATCCAAACTCCCAATTTTGAACCTGCAAGTGAACTCATCATCACTGAATTATTTGGCTGAATCGTAACGTTCACAAAACTACTTTCGTGTTTCGCAGACTGATTATGCATCATTTTAGGTTTTTCAGGATGGTTTGGAGTAATTAATCCAAGCTCAACAAATAATTGACATCCGTTGCAAATACCTACTGATAATGTATCTTCTCTCTTAAAGAAATTGGTAATTGAATTACGTGCTTTTTCATTGTATAAAAATGCTCCAGCCCAACCTTTTGCTGAACCTAAAACGTCAGAGTTAGAGAACCCTCCAACTGAACCGATAAACTGAATATCCTCCAGATTTTCACGTCCCGAAATAAGATCAGTCATGTGAATATCCTTTACATCAAACCCTGCTAGGTACATAGCATTTGCCATTTCTCTTTCGGAATTACTTCCTTTTTCACGTAAAATAGCCGCTTTTGGACGATTGTTAGCATCGAAAACTGGTTTCTTACCATCAAAATGAGATGGGAAAATATATTCTAATGGTTGATTTTTATAATTTGTAAAACGCTCTAATGCTTTTACATTTCCAGATTGTTTCTTGTCTAATAGAAAAGAAGTCTTGTACCAAGTATCACGAGTTTCAGCAACATTTAATGAAACTGAGAATTCGCCATTTTTGATGGTAACCGAATCATTAGATGTAACTTTTCCGATTTTGAAGAATTCAACATTCTGCTCAATAAAATAATTTTCTACCGAAGCATCAGCTTGGAAAACAATTCCGATATTTTCTGAGAATAATAGTTTTACCGAATCGCTTTCGCCAATAGCAGAAAGATCGTAATCTGCAGCAAGACCATTGTCTGCAAAACACATTTCTAATAAAGTTGTAATCAATCCACCGCTTCCGATATCGTGACCAGCAATGATTTTATCAGCATTTATCATTTCCTGAATTGCATTAAATGCTTTTTTGAAGGAAGCTGCATCTTTAATTCCAGGAGTGTTTTTTCCAATTTTATTTAGAATCTGAGCGAAAGAACTTCCGCCTAATTCGTGTGCATCTTGAGAAAGGTTTATGTAATAAATTGCATCGTCAGTATGTTTTAAAACTGGTTCAACTACTTTAGTAATATCGATACAATTTGCCGCGGCCGAAATAATTACCGTTCCTGGAGCAATTACATCTCCATCAGGATATTTCTGTTTCATCGAAAGTGAATCTTTTCCGGTTGGAATATTGATTCCTAATTCGATTGCAAATTTTGAACAGCTTTCCACTGCTTCGTAAAGACGTGCATCTTCACCTTCATTTTTACAAGCCCACATCCAGTTTGCCGAAAGTGAAACTCCTCCAAGACCATCTTTTAATGGAGCCCAGATAATATTAGAAAGTGATTCGGCAATTGCATTTCTACTTCCTTTTGCAGCATCAATAAGTGCTGATAGGGGAGCGTGACCAATGGCAGTTGCAATTCCTTCTTTTCCGGCAAAGTCCATTGCCATAACCCCAACGTTGTTTAGAGGCAAGTGCAAAGAACCAACATTTTGTTGTTTGGCAACTTTTCCACCTACACATCTATCAACTTTATTGGTAAGCCAGTCTTTACAAGCTACCGCTTCAAGTTGTAAAACCTGATCCAGATACTTCGTAAAGTCCTCAACTTTATATTCTAATTCAGAATAATTGCTTTTGATAGTTTTGTCTGTCATCACCACTTTTGGCGAGCTTCCAAACATATCTTCAAGTGCAAGATCCATTGGCTTATCGCCATTTTTCTTAGATTCAAAAGTAAATCTTTGATTATTTACAATTTCACCAACTTCATAGATAGGAGCTCTTTCTCTTTCTGCAATTCTTTGCAAAGTATCAAAACCTTCTTGACCAATCACTAGACCAATACGTTCTTGAGATTCGTTTCCGATAATTTCTTTTGCCGAAAGTGTTGGATCTCCAACCGGTAAACTGTCCAGATTAATCAATCCTCCTGTTTCTTCTACAAGTTCAGAAAGACAATTTAAGTGTCCACCTGCACCGTGATCGTGAATAGACACAATAGGGTTGTGGTCGCTTTCTACAAATCCGCGGATTGCATTGGCAACTCTTTTCTGCATTTCAGGATTTGATCTCTGAATGGCATTTAATTCAATTCCTGAATCAAAAGCTCCGGTATCTGCAGACGAAACTGCAGCACCACCCATTCCGATTCTATAATTATCTCCACCAAGGATTACAACTTTGTCGCCTTCTTGTGGTTTCAATTTTATTGCTTGATCAAGTTTTCCGTAACCAACACCACCAGCTTGCATAATTACTTTGTCGTAACCTAGTTTGCGGCCGTCTTCTTCGTGTTCGAAAGTTAAAACTGAACCAGTAATTAACGGTTGTCCAAATTTATTTCCGAAATCTGTTGCACCATTACTAGCTTTAATCAAGATATCCATTGGAGTTTGATAAAGCCATTTACGCTCGTCCATTCCAGCTTCCCACTC comes from the Flavobacterium ardleyense genome and includes:
- a CDS encoding DUF3667 domain-containing protein, producing the protein MTQTNNCLNCENLVSEKFCPNCGQNTNTHRINFKHFVLHDILHGVWHFERGLLFTIKEAALRPGKAALEYISGKRIKYYNVFYLGLLLIGLMLLLNYYFDVVSNHIFEPGIIEKDGVSKDKLVAFLESYSKQIIFAFLPLLACNSFIIFRRKKLNLSEHFIIAGMIFLGILVINLIFSALSFLQFIRTDLTDNISDFFNVATPLSLLLFLIYNYYKVFSPEYSHLQMIIRITFFTLFLAAEFVVFLRLLSYYVDL
- the purL gene encoding phosphoribosylformylglycinamidine synthase, which translates into the protein MIYFFGNEQTKVFGVQTKQELSHENIEKLNWLFGGVTLINKSVVADFFIGPRAAMITPWSTNAVEITQNMGIKGIVRIEEFQHSTESYSDFDPMISQKYTELTQDMFTVSVVPEEILFVDDIAAYNKQEGLSLSDEEVAYLKDVASKIGRELTDSEVFGFSQVNSEHCRHKIFNGTFVIDGEEKPSSLFKLIKKTSAEFPNDIVSAYKDNVAFVKGPRVEQFAPKTADKADFYEVKEFDSVISIKAETHNFPTTVEPFNGAATGSGGEIRDRLAGGQGSLPLAGTAVYMTAYSRLKDSETREWEAGMDERKWLYQTPMDILIKASNGATDFGNKFGQPLITGSVLTFEHEEDGRKLGYDKVIMQAGGVGYGKLDQAIKLKPQEGDKVVILGGDNYRIGMGGAAVSSADTGAFDSGIELNAIQRSNPEMQKRVANAIRGFVESDHNPIVSIHDHGAGGHLNCLSELVEETGGLINLDSLPVGDPTLSAKEIIGNESQERIGLVIGQEGFDTLQRIAERERAPIYEVGEIVNNQRFTFESKKNGDKPMDLALEDMFGSSPKVVMTDKTIKSNYSELEYKVEDFTKYLDQVLQLEAVACKDWLTNKVDRCVGGKVAKQQNVGSLHLPLNNVGVMAMDFAGKEGIATAIGHAPLSALIDAAKGSRNAIAESLSNIIWAPLKDGLGGVSLSANWMWACKNEGEDARLYEAVESCSKFAIELGINIPTGKDSLSMKQKYPDGDVIAPGTVIISAAANCIDITKVVEPVLKHTDDAIYYINLSQDAHELGGSSFAQILNKIGKNTPGIKDAASFKKAFNAIQEMINADKIIAGHDIGSGGLITTLLEMCFADNGLAADYDLSAIGESDSVKLLFSENIGIVFQADASVENYFIEQNVEFFKIGKVTSNDSVTIKNGEFSVSLNVAETRDTWYKTSFLLDKKQSGNVKALERFTNYKNQPLEYIFPSHFDGKKPVFDANNRPKAAILREKGSNSEREMANAMYLAGFDVKDIHMTDLISGRENLEDIQFIGSVGGFSNSDVLGSAKGWAGAFLYNEKARNSITNFFKREDTLSVGICNGCQLFVELGLITPNHPEKPKMMHNQSAKHESSFVNVTIQPNNSVMMSSLAGSKLGVWISHGEGRFELPYSEDRYDIVGKYSYQGYPANPNGSHFDVAMMADETGRHLVTMPHIERSAFQWNWPYYKDGRRDEVSPWIEAFVNARKWIEKK